One Brassica napus cultivar Da-Ae chromosome C2, Da-Ae, whole genome shotgun sequence DNA window includes the following coding sequences:
- the LOC106424002 gene encoding 60S ribosomal protein L35-4, with the protein MARIKVHELRERSKTDLQNQLQEFKAELALLRVAKVTGGAPNKLSKIKVVRKSIAQVLTVISQKQKLALREAYKSKKFLPLDLRPKKTRAIRRRLTKHQASLKTEREKKKEMYFPLRKYAIKV; encoded by the exons ATGG CAAGGATTAAGGTTCACGAGCTCAGAGAGAGATCGAAGACGGATCTTCAGAACCAGCTTCAGGAGTTCAAGGCTGAGCTCGCCCTCCTCCGTGTCGCTAAAGTTACCGGAGGTGCACCTAACAAGCTCTCCAAAAT CAAGGTGGTGAGGAAATCCATTGCTCAGGTTCTGACAGTGATCTCACAGAAACAGAAACTAGCACTGAGGGAAGCATACAAGAGCAAGAAGTTCTTGCCTCTTGATCTCCGTCCCAAGAAGACACGTGCTATCCGTAGACGTCTTACCAAGCATCAG GCGTCTTTGAAGACAGAgcgtgagaagaagaaagaaatgtaTTTTCCTCTGAGGAAGTATGCTATCAAAGTCTAG
- the LOC106423948 gene encoding LOW QUALITY PROTEIN: kinetochore-associated protein KNL-2 homolog (The sequence of the model RefSeq protein was modified relative to this genomic sequence to represent the inferred CDS: inserted 1 base in 1 codon; deleted 1 base in 1 codon) encodes MKKSRAEVFFFIPTVXKALTLPQSIEKVLSLAPPPPSMADNPNPNPDEEDVSYYEKTVVLRDWWLIKCPIEFQGKRFGVAGTQIAETGAVRVFTSSPILKAFDVFTLEASDGVCIVLRGFLNKPRLVHSGFLPQICSEFILGFPPYWESKCNLSFVGLPSGSASINKASGTILSPCNNDKKRNLEDTPARRRVVKTIVTAKKKKQNTVEISDRPSRKKSLRLQSKSVELMSKLQTTSSTNDGLDKSAKCSDDVEKTDESEVTNNQVDGCGKKRVNHQSGTKVKRKLDVSELQKNPTTNDESMDNEEISPSPVDGCGTNSKKITSKNATLTSEERNGKLKVTKTSLKNGKKSEKILEGDLDDVVVEPMTTTHSRSSKVKHNLSVGKTIRKIDFDLEVTPEKDATKHNKTNSMSADSLGQKRSRSGRVLVSPLEYWRNQLPVYDKDRNLIQVNEGRQTNSTSSKGKGGSVSRKPRR; translated from the exons ATGAAGAAATCTCGCGCCGAAGTCTTCTTTTTCATTCCCACTG CTAAAGCCCTAACTCTTCCTCAATCAATCGAGAAAGTATTATCTCtc gctcctcctcctccatccATGGCTGACAATCCTAATCCCAATCCAGACGAGGAAGATGTGTCGTATTACGAGAAAACG gtgGTCCTGAGAGACTGGTGGCTGATCAAATGTCCAATTGAATTCCAAGGCAAACGATTTGGCGTTGCTGGTACCCAGATTGCTGA GACAGGAGCAGTGAGGGTGTTTACATCATCCCCAATCCTCAAAGCCTTTGATGTTTTCACACTCGAAGCTTCTGACGGAGTCTGCATCGTCCTACGTGGCTTTCTCAACAAACCACGCCTTGTTCACTCTGGATTCCTCCCTCAG ATTTGCAGTGAGTTCATCTTGGGGTTTCCTCCTTACTGGGAATCAAAATGTAACCTTTCCTTCGTAGGACTGCCTTCTGGATCAGCTTCTATCAATAAAG CTTCTGGTACCATTTTATCACCTTGTAACAACGACAAGAAACGGAATCTAGAGGATACTCCAGCTCGGAGAAGAGTAGTTAAAACCATTGTCACtgctaagaagaagaagcagaacaCTGTGGAGATTAGTGATAGACCTTCAAGGAAAAAGTCTCTTCGTCTGCAGTCCAAATCTGTTGAATTGATGAGTAAACTCCAGACTACTTCTTCTACTAATGATGGTTTGGACAAGAGTGCTAAGTGCAGTGATGATGTAGAGAAAACAGATGAATCTGAGGTTACCAATAACCAAGTTGATGGATGTGGTAAGAAGCGTGTGAATCATCAGTCTGGGACCAAAGTCAAAAGGAAACTTGATGTTAGCGAACTCCAGAAGAATCCTACTACTAATGATGAATCTATGGATAATGAAGAGATATCACCTTCACCAGTGGATGGGTGTGGTACTAATAGCAAAAAGATAACAAGTAAGAATGCTACACTGACTTCAGAAGAGCGAAATGGTAAGCTCAAGGTAACTAAAACATCTCTAAAGAATGGGAAGAAAAGTGAGAAGATCCTTGAAGGTGATTTGGATGATGTAGTAGTAGAGCCTATGACGACGACTCATTCAAGGTCCTCCAAGGTTAAACACAACTTATCAGTTGGGAAAACTATCAGGAAGATCGACTTTGATCTGGAG GTAACACCAGAGAAAGATGCGACGAAACATAACAAGACCAATTCAATGTCTGCTGATTCATTAGGACAGAAACGGTCTAGATCAG GAAGGGTGCTAGTGTCCCCACTAGAGTACTGGCGCAACCAACTTCCTGTTTATGATAAG GATCGGAATCTTATCCAAGTAAACGAAGGTCGTCAGACTAACTCCACTTCGTCTAAAG GGAAAGGAGGATCCGTTTCTCGAAAGCCAAGAAGATGA
- the LOC106423960 gene encoding probable histone H2A.4 → MDSRTKVKKGAGGRRGGGPKKKPVSRSVKAGLQFPVGRIGRYLKKGRYSKRVGTGAPVYLAAVLEYLAAEVLELAGNAARDNKKNRIIPRHVLLAVRNDDELGKLLKGVTIAHGGVLPNVNPVLLPKKSAKAASTTKVIKSPSKATKSPKKA, encoded by the exons ATGGATTCAAGAACCAAAGTAAAGAAAGGAGCGGGTGGAAGAAGAGGTGGTGGTCCGAAGAAGAAACCTGTTTCCCGGTCTGTTAAAGCCGGTTTGCAGTTCCCCGTCGGTAGGATCGGTCGTTATCTAAAGAAAGGTCGCTACTCGAAGCGTGTTGGAACCGGAGCTCCGGTGTATCTCGCCGCCGTTCTAGAGTACCTTGCTGCTGAG GTTCTTGAGCTTGCTGGTAACGCTGCCAGAGATAACAAGAAGAATCGTATCATACCACGCCATGTTCTGTTAGCTGTGAGGAACGACGACGAGCTAGGAAAGCTACTCAAAGGCGTAACAATCGCACACGGTGGAGTTTTACCTAACGTAAACCCAGTTCTCCTCCCAAAAAAGTCTGCGAAAGCAGCTTCAACTACAAAAGTGATCAAGTCACCATCAAAGGCTACCAAATCCCCTAAGAAGGCATAG
- the LOC106424005 gene encoding uncharacterized protein LOC106424005 yields MSERPNRHQRRLSQSVLPISLDDLSDISLTANPPSSIPSQPPRHQIPPPSPAAPPTNRGNNDDNASKEGNASSS; encoded by the coding sequence ATGTCGGAGAGACCAAACCGTCACCAGAGAAGACTTTCTCAGAGCGTTTTGCCCATCTCCCTCGACGATCTCTCCGACATATCCCTCACAGCAAATCCTCCATCATCCATCCCTTCTCAGCCGCCACGCCATCAGATCCCTCCGCCGTCTCCGGCTGCTCCTCCGACAAACCGTGGTAACAATGATGATAATGCTAGCAAGGAAGGGAACGCATCTTCTAGttga
- the LOC106424071 gene encoding probable protein phosphatase 2C 67 yields MGSNTFYLLYFFHSYIYGPFLELETHSTTSTATLLVIITSPAKMNKSCWRNKISPTNNDGLTWYKDLGLHTFGEFSMAMIQANSVMEDQCQIESGPLTFNNLAVQGTFVGVYDGHGGPEASRFIADTIFPNLKKFASEGGEVSEEVMRNAFAETDEDFLKAVKKQWRKNPQMASVGSCCLAGVICNGLVYIANAGDSRAVLGRSERGRVRAVQLSVEHNANVESARQELWSMHPNDPNILVMKHRMWRVKGIIQVTKSIGDAYLKRAEFNREPLLPKYRVAEHFTEPILSADPSVTVTRLKPEDEFMILASDGLWEHLSNQEAVDIVHSSPRQGVARRLLKAALKEAAKKREMRYSDLQEINPGVRRHFHDDITVVVVYLDPQKVQANGWASQLSVRGGYPMH; encoded by the exons ATGGGTTCCAACACCTTCTATTTACTCTACTTCTTTCACAGCTATATATATGGTCCCTTCCTTGAACTTGAAACTCACTCAACAACCAGCACTGCTACTCTACTTGTTATCATCACTTCCCCTGCCAAGATGAATAAATCCTGTTGGAGAAATAAGATCAGTCCTACAAACAATGATGGATTGACATGGTATAAAGATCTTGGCCTTCACACATTTGGAGAGTTTTCAATGGCAATGATCCAAGCCAACAGTGTGATGGAGGATCAGTGCCAGATCGAATCAGGGCCATTGACATTCAACAACCTTGCAGTTCAAGGCACTTTTGTTGGAGTTTACGATGGTCATGGAGGCCCAGAGGCTTCCAGATTCATCGCAGACACCATCTTCCCCAATTTAAAGA AGTTTGCTTCCGAGGGTGGAGAGGTTTCCGAGGAGGTGATGAGGAACGCATTTGCAGAGACGGACGAAGATTTTCTCAAGGCGGTGAAGAAGCAATGGCGGAAAAACCCACAGATGGCATCAGTGGGTTCATGTTGCTTGGCGGGAGTGATATGCAACGGGCTGGTGTATATTGCAAACGCTGGAGACTCAAGGGCAGTGTTGGGAAGATCCGAGAGGGGTAGAGTGAGAGCTGTTCAGCTATCAGTAGAGCACAATGCCAATGTAGAGTCTGCGAGACAAGAGCTATGGTCAATGCATCCTAATGACCCCAACATTCTTGTGATGAAACACCGAATGTGGCGTGTGAAAGGCATCATCCAG gtCACAAAATCAATAGGGGATGCATATCTCAAAAGAGCAGAGTTCAACAGAGAGCCGTTGCTGCCCAAATACAGAGTTGCAGAACATTTCACCGAGCCAATACTTAGTGCGGATCCATCAGTCACGGTTACTAGGCTTAAACCGGAAGATGAGTTTATGATTCTTGCTTCAGATGGGCTTTGGGAGCATCTTAGCAACCAGGAAGCTGTTGATATTGTACATAGCTCCCCTCGCCAA GGAGTAGCAAGGAGACTACTGAAAGCTGCATTGAAGGAAGCAGcaaagaaaagagagatgagGTACTCAGACTTGCAAGAGATCAATCCTGGTGTTAGAAGGCATTTCCATGACGATATAACCGTTGTTGTGGTCTATCTCGATCCCCAAAAGGTCCAAGCCAATGGCTGGGCTTCTCAACTGTCAGTTAGAGGTGGCTACCCAATGCATTGA
- the LOC106424007 gene encoding E3 ubiquitin-protein ligase SGR9, amyloplastic-like, producing the protein MEEESTTIIMTSLSILSTSHLTNLTHTILSISHHHRRRLAAVLSSPTLFSLTLRHLLSLSLPQKTLLIATHLLSLLHPLLLHRNHHTLHSSSAKMKLRDLDAVVLLLFLCETHQLDPDVLESPADNWREILGNMCSDNMLNNISGLWTCDAGILMPYIETLVRCKRFVDIMRNHNHLGLGVGKEGYDIPAARAAVVALRAVEVSNVAGEVECVICKEEMIKGRDVCEMPCQHLFHWKCILPWLSKKNTCPFCRFQLPTDDVFSEIQRLWEILVKTTELDVA; encoded by the coding sequence ATGGAAGAAGAAAGCACCACAATCATCATGACCTCACTCTCTATACTCTCTACTTCACACCTCACGAATCTTACTCACACCATTCTCTCTATCTCCCACCACCATCGCCGTCGTCTCGCCGCCGTCCTCTCCTCTCCGACGCTTTTCTCCCTCACTCTCCGCCACCTCCTTTCTCTATCCCTTCCTCAAAAAACCCTCCTCATCGCCACTCACCTCCTTTCTCTTCTCCACCCTCTTCTACTTCACCGCAACCACCACACTCTCCACTCATCTTCCGCCAAAATGAAGCTCCGGGACCTCGACGCAGTGGTGCTCCTCCTCTTTCTCTGTGAAACACATCAGCTAGATCCAGATGTTCTAGAAAGTCCAGCTGATAATTGGCGGGAAATACTCGGTAACATGTGCTCTGATAATATGCTAAATAACATCTCCGGTCTCTGGACTTGCGACGCGGGAATCTTGATGCCTTACATAGAAACCCTAGTTAGATGCAAAAGATTCGTCGACATAATGAGAAACCACAACCACCTTGGCCTTGGAGTAGGGAAAGAAGGATATGATATCCCGGCGGCTAGAGCAGCTGTGGTGGCGCTACGTGCGGTTGAGGTGTCAAACGTCGCCGGAGAAGTAGAATGCGTGATATGCAAGGAAGAGATGATTAAAGGAAGAGATGTTTGTGAAATGCCATGTCAGCATTTGTTCCATTGGAAGTGTATCTTGCCATGGCTAAGCAAGAAAAACACATGTCCGTTCTGTAGGTTTCAACTTCCCACCGACGACGTCTTCTCGGAGATCCAACGGCTATGGGAGATCCTCGTCAAGACCACCGAGTTAGACGTAGCGTGA
- the BNAANNG00410D gene encoding protein SODIUM POTASSIUM ROOT DEFECTIVE 1, with the protein MLCASQASRRDICSTMEPSSATIRLGGRAIDRHNPIIRDGRRFTPPPSPNHNSSTSSASSSTYHTPLKTRLGLESSEQPRVAKRKSKKGQCNGGKTPIGCPNSDTPQGSSRYLLSNPVFFDGFVDSDPIPLPIEPEITMCDELDKIHEDRLVINASKHLSSSSFLEKKQPDFFDGFLDYDPVMSPDNPFFESTKASPTASQSSLEDKDVSSLDLKFSPPPPPPSPPPPEKSSSSDQVVILRVSLHCKGCAGKVKKHLSKLKGVTSFKIDFAAKKVTVTGDVTPLTVLSTISKVKNAQFWPEIIKK; encoded by the exons ATGTTATGTGCCTCTCAAGCATCAAGAAGAGATATTTGCTCAACCATGGAACCTTCTTCAGCGACGATCCGGCTAGGTGGTCGAGCCATCGACCGTCATAACCCAATCATACGTGACGGTCGGAGGTTCACTCCTCCACCTTCTCCAAATCATAATTCCTCCACCTCTTCTGCCTCTTCTTCTACTTATCATACTCCTCTTAAGACTAGACTAGGTCTAGAGAGTAGCGAGCAACCACGCGTTGCGAAGAGGAAGAGCAAGAAAGGTCAATGTAACGGTGGTAAGACACCTATTGGTTGTCCTAACAGTGACACTCCTCAAGGCTCTTCAAGGTACTTATTGAGCAACCCGGTTTTCTTCGACGGGTTTGTGGATTCTGATCCGATTCCGTTACCTATCGAACCAGAGATAACCATGTGTGATGAGTTGGATAAGATTCATGAAGATAGATTGGTAATAAACGCCTCTAAgcatctctcttcttcttctttcttggaGAAGAAGCAACCTGATTTCTTTGATGGGTTCTTGGATTATGACCCTGTTATGTCTCCGGATAATCCTTTCTTTGAATCTACAAAAGCTTCTCCGACAGCATCTCAAAGCTCTCTTGAAGATAAAGATGTTTCATCTCTTGATCTCAAattctctcctcctcctcctccaccctctccaccaccaccggaGAAGAGCTCATCATCCGATCAA GTGGTAATACTGAGAGTGTCACTTCACTGCAAAGGCTGTGCAGGGAAGGTCAAGAAACATCTTTCAAAATTGAAAG GAGTGACGTCGTTTAAGATAGACTTCGCTGCAAAGAAGGTTACCGTGACGGGAGACGTAACACCATTAACTGTGTTGTCGACTATTTCCAAAGTTAAAAATGCACAGTTCTGGCCTGAGATTATTAAGAAGTGa